The Verrucomicrobiota bacterium genome window below encodes:
- the smpB gene encoding SsrA-binding protein SmpB — MDGAITENRKARHDYLILDTYEAGLVLKGTEVKSIREGQVNISDAVARIEQGEVFLYNCDIQPYAKGNLNNHTPKRARKLLLNAREITKLFTQSAIKGNRLVALRLYWKQNRIKVALAVAKSKTKGDKRETLKDKAVQRDTQRVTSAFKRKHE; from the coding sequence ATGGATGGAGCCATTACAGAAAACAGAAAAGCTAGACATGACTATCTGATATTGGATACTTATGAGGCAGGGCTTGTGCTTAAAGGAACTGAGGTAAAGTCGATTCGTGAAGGGCAGGTGAATATCTCGGATGCGGTTGCCCGGATTGAGCAAGGAGAGGTTTTTTTATATAACTGTGATATTCAACCCTATGCAAAGGGGAATTTAAACAACCATACCCCTAAACGTGCGCGCAAATTGCTCCTGAATGCCCGTGAGATTACCAAGCTTTTCACCCAGTCTGCCATTAAAGGAAACCGATTGGTCGCTCTCAGACTTTATTGGAAACAAAACCGGATCAAAGTCGCGCTCGCTGTCGCCAAGTCTAAAACAAAAGGTGATAAAAGGGAGACTCTGAAAGACAAGGCTGTCCAGAGGGATACTCAGAGGGTGACCTCGGCGTTTAAACGTAAGCATGAGTAA
- a CDS encoding DNA-directed RNA polymerase subunit omega, with protein MRNLQFEEIIKERPDLTPEILVNAISQRVRQLNSGSRPLVFSTSKSYAEIALQEIMEKKLILTESHDEEGELPGLRLPKGKKK; from the coding sequence ATGAGAAATTTGCAATTCGAAGAAATCATCAAAGAACGCCCTGACCTGACACCGGAAATTTTGGTTAATGCCATCAGCCAGAGGGTCAGACAGTTAAATTCCGGATCACGCCCGCTCGTGTTTTCGACCAGTAAATCCTACGCAGAGATCGCTTTGCAGGAAATTATGGAAAAAAAACTGATTCTCACAGAGTCACACGACGAAGAGGGTGAGCTACCGGGGTTACGACTCCCAAAGGGCAAAAAGAAGTAA
- the ruvX gene encoding Holliday junction resolvase RuvX — protein sequence MRLMALDYGTARVGVAVSDELAMMALPLEAIRAKPLDSFFLRLKEIIAEKEIGLIVVGMPRNMDGSYGFATEKAREFIEMIKSKLAMPVEAWDERLTTAAAHRMFADAGIKAKNRKDKIDSVAAQNILQSYLDAQAFKKL from the coding sequence ATGAGACTAATGGCTTTGGATTATGGTACAGCCCGTGTGGGTGTCGCGGTGAGTGATGAATTGGCGATGATGGCGTTGCCTTTGGAGGCGATTCGCGCCAAACCTTTGGACAGTTTTTTTCTCCGTCTCAAAGAAATCATTGCTGAAAAGGAAATCGGGTTGATCGTGGTGGGAATGCCCCGGAATATGGATGGCAGTTATGGTTTCGCCACCGAGAAGGCCCGCGAATTTATCGAAATGATTAAATCTAAGCTGGCCATGCCGGTGGAAGCTTGGGATGAACGTCTCACGACGGCTGCCGCGCACCGGATGTTTGCTGATGCAGGAATCAAAGCCAAAAACCGGAAGGATAAGATTGATTCCGTTGCTGCACAAAATATTTTACAATCTTATTTGGATGCTCAAGCTTTCAAGAAACTTTAA
- the trpA gene encoding tryptophan synthase subunit alpha, which translates to MSNRIDLTFEKLRKEHKKGFIAYITAGDPDLESSFQVADVLEKAGVDLLELGIPFSDPLADGIVIQQAAQRALEAGASLPKILDGIRQFRKRSEIPLVLFTYFNPVYKMGLEKLIIEAAAVGVDGILLLDLPPEEADSAAILMKKHGLKQISLIAPTTPEERISLICRNASGFIYYISREGVTGMQQTVASSLTERTELIRSHTALPIAVGFGVSDSKQAAEIAGVSDAVVVGSAIVNEVAKHSKSPDFLTQIEEFVRPLSDAIKSVKG; encoded by the coding sequence ATGTCTAACAGGATTGACCTCACTTTTGAAAAATTAAGAAAAGAACACAAAAAAGGATTTATTGCCTATATAACGGCAGGCGATCCTGATTTGGAGTCGAGTTTTCAAGTGGCAGATGTCCTTGAAAAAGCGGGCGTAGATCTATTGGAACTGGGTATTCCATTTTCTGATCCGCTCGCTGATGGCATAGTGATTCAACAAGCGGCTCAACGGGCACTTGAGGCTGGGGCGAGTCTTCCTAAGATTCTCGATGGAATTCGGCAGTTTCGCAAGAGGTCTGAAATTCCTCTCGTACTTTTTACTTATTTTAATCCTGTGTACAAAATGGGGTTGGAAAAACTGATTATTGAGGCCGCAGCAGTGGGTGTGGATGGTATTTTACTTTTGGATTTGCCTCCCGAAGAAGCTGACTCCGCAGCCATCCTGATGAAAAAACATGGACTCAAACAAATCAGTCTTATTGCCCCGACTACTCCCGAAGAGAGGATTTCGCTTATTTGCCGTAATGCTTCGGGATTCATCTATTATATTTCACGTGAAGGTGTAACGGGCATGCAGCAGACTGTGGCATCTAGTCTGACCGAAAGAACCGAGTTAATCCGGAGTCATACGGCATTACCGATTGCAGTTGGTTTCGGGGTATCCGATAGTAAACAGGCAGCTGAAATCGCAGGGGTATCTGATGCGGTCGTCGTGGGGAGTGCTATAGTCAACGAGGTGGCCAAACACTCTAAGTCCCCGGATTTTCTTACTCAGATAGAGGAATTTGTCCGGCCCTTATCGGATGCAATCAAATCAGTAAAAGGATAA
- a CDS encoding outer membrane beta-barrel protein has translation MKQIVTLIIGLASSATVAFAQQAIPSVQPLQAAPTAGEYKYNAQDGYYYNPRTPENKMTVREAKTGFYISMGIAAAGNFNDGLYNANNSPGTAGVKDSTGEITYAPFAKAGYIIPGLLGDMPGGPNLAFEFDFSYFKQDVMNYQQYQNTTENFMFSPVALLSFNTLENRVRYWIGAGPTLDLQYLNAPSTINGLNVQADSSKLGIGLIAKVGVEYFFLPRWAVMSEYAFYWVPQTTYGYNIGATGGNLELENLFSNQLRFGVSYHF, from the coding sequence ATGAAACAGATTGTAACATTAATCATCGGTTTAGCTTCAAGCGCAACAGTTGCTTTTGCCCAACAGGCTATTCCATCTGTCCAACCTCTTCAAGCTGCACCGACTGCTGGTGAATACAAATACAATGCCCAAGACGGTTATTACTATAACCCTCGGACGCCGGAAAATAAAATGACGGTTCGTGAGGCCAAAACCGGCTTTTATATTTCTATGGGTATTGCTGCTGCTGGGAATTTTAATGATGGACTTTATAATGCTAATAACTCGCCCGGTACTGCTGGGGTAAAAGACAGCACGGGTGAGATCACCTACGCCCCCTTTGCTAAGGCTGGTTATATTATCCCCGGACTCTTGGGTGATATGCCTGGTGGTCCAAATTTAGCCTTTGAGTTTGACTTCTCTTATTTCAAACAAGATGTCATGAATTATCAGCAATATCAGAATACTACCGAAAATTTCATGTTTTCTCCTGTCGCACTTCTATCATTTAATACCCTAGAAAACAGGGTTCGTTATTGGATCGGTGCTGGTCCTACTTTAGACCTCCAGTATTTGAATGCCCCATCCACGATCAATGGACTAAATGTACAAGCCGATTCAAGCAAGCTCGGTATCGGACTGATTGCTAAAGTCGGTGTGGAATACTTCTTCCTTCCCCGTTGGGCTGTGATGAGTGAATACGCTTTTTATTGGGTTCCTCAAACAACTTACGGTTATAATATTGGGGCCACAGGCGGAAACCTCGAGCTCGAAAATCTGTTCAGTAACCAGCTCCGTTTTGGTGTCAGCTACCATTTTTAA
- a CDS encoding class I SAM-dependent RNA methyltransferase → MAKLNGQIHDIVITDMAFGGDGVGRINGQVVFIPFVITGETVKIKIISEKKGILRGNLLEVLIPSPHRITPKCKVFGSCGGCQYQHIDYPEQIALKTKQVTDCLERIGKIPAPPVKKMILSPLVYHYRNKITVHTRGGLTGFLDTSGSKIVTIQDCPLADEGVNTKLSAFLLKNDPPEGDHAFRNLPGEAHTLAPQAFYQTNTQILPGLLSLVGNLLPGTGDTLIDTYCGAGFFTFEFSPRFLKVVGIELEPRAISAALARKNQESTKNIEFIAGAVESVLHDVLAPHQKNNVTLILDPPRTGCEPRVIEILQILPPQEIIYVSCNPSTLARDIQRLHPKFELLSITPIDMFPQTSHIECVAHLVRTS, encoded by the coding sequence ATGGCCAAACTCAACGGACAAATTCATGATATCGTCATTACCGACATGGCTTTCGGAGGGGATGGTGTCGGACGGATCAATGGGCAGGTCGTTTTCATCCCATTTGTCATCACGGGTGAAACCGTTAAAATCAAAATCATCTCCGAAAAAAAAGGGATACTCCGGGGCAATTTGCTCGAGGTTTTAATCCCTTCCCCCCACAGGATCACCCCAAAATGTAAAGTATTTGGTTCCTGTGGCGGATGCCAATACCAGCATATTGATTATCCAGAGCAAATTGCACTAAAGACCAAACAAGTCACTGATTGCCTCGAAAGGATCGGAAAAATCCCTGCTCCACCGGTAAAAAAAATGATTTTATCCCCGCTGGTTTATCATTACCGGAATAAAATCACGGTGCATACCCGCGGGGGCTTAACCGGTTTTCTGGATACTTCTGGTTCAAAAATCGTAACAATCCAGGATTGCCCACTGGCGGATGAGGGAGTGAATACGAAATTATCGGCATTCCTCCTGAAGAATGACCCACCCGAAGGTGATCACGCCTTCCGCAACTTGCCTGGTGAGGCTCATACCCTCGCCCCACAGGCCTTCTACCAGACAAATACGCAGATACTGCCCGGACTGCTTTCCTTGGTCGGTAATTTGCTCCCGGGCACGGGGGATACACTCATCGATACGTATTGTGGTGCGGGATTTTTCACTTTCGAATTCTCCCCGCGTTTTTTGAAAGTCGTAGGGATCGAGCTAGAGCCAAGAGCAATCTCAGCAGCCCTCGCACGGAAAAATCAGGAATCGACTAAAAATATCGAGTTTATTGCCGGTGCTGTGGAATCCGTCCTCCACGATGTCTTGGCCCCACATCAGAAAAATAACGTCACACTCATCCTAGACCCTCCAAGGACCGGCTGCGAACCCCGGGTCATTGAAATCCTCCAAATTCTCCCGCCCCAAGAAATCATCTACGTATCTTGTAACCCGTCCACCCTCGCCCGCGACATCCAAAGACTGCATCCGAAATTCGAACTCCTCTCGATCACCCCCATCGACATGTTCCCCCAAACCTCCCACATCGAGTGCGTGGCTCATTTAGTGCGGACTTCTTGA